CCTGACCAGCTCAAAACGTGCAGTTCTAATGGGAGGTCTTCATGCACTTAGAAGCAAGTTagcagccaggcccagtggtgcacgcctgtaagcccagagacaggaggactgcaagctcaatgtcagcctcagcaacttagcgaggctctaagcaatttagcgagaccctgtctctaaataaaatataaaatggctggggatgtggctcagtggttatgtgctcagtggttaagtgtctctgggttcaatcccagtacaaaaaaaaaaaaaaatttttcccttaAACTAGCTGGGAAAGCCCAAAGAAAAGTAGCAATCACTTGTTCCGTAATGATTGCATGCTGGGCATTTGAAGTCCATTGATAGTCCCACTTCATTCTCAAAGTGAAATTTCCAGTAGGCAGGAATCAACTGTTAGTCATTTTACACATAAGAGAGACCTGGAGAGGCTGGGTGATGGGTGATGGGTCCCACACTAAGTGAATGGCAGAGCTAGGATGTGTACCCAGATCTGTCTCATGAACAAACCCCAACGCTTCATCTCCCTAGACGTGAAGGACTACCCTGAGGGCTGGGTAAAAGAGGCCTTGTTTCCAAACTTCATCTGTGACAGATCTGGGTTTGGCCAACCAGTCTGCTAAGGGCTTGAATTCCAAATGTTGGACCTAACGAGCCCTCCAGGTGTCACAATCCACAGACTCCAGGCACGTCAAGGCCCAGAAATGGGCATTCCGACGAACACCACATCTATTCTCGCCTTTGCGGCTCACACTGAGCAGGAGAAACTGGAGTTAAGGCGCCCACTTCAACGAGCGGGTAGATCCAGAAGTCCCTTAAAAGGCATTAGAAACAACTCAGTCCAGGAAACACAGGGGAACAGGATCCACCCGGACGTGCCAGAGAGGACACTGCGTGGCAAGTTCTTTTTCCGGGCCGGCAGTAACCGCTTCCGGGGCGGTGGCAAGTGAGGCGGAAGTGTAGTTGCCTCAAGGCCACTGTCTCTGGGCGGGCCGTGGGAGGCTCCAGAGGTGGGGGCCGGGCCGGGATGGCAGCATCGGCGGCCGGTGCTGGGGCCGGGGCTTGGGCGGCCCAAGAGAAGCAGTTCCCGCCGGCGCTGCTGAGTTTCTTCATTTACAATCCGCGCTTTGGGCCGCGCGAGGGAGAGGTACGCGGAGGGACTGCGCGCGGGCGTCCGCCGGTGGCCGAGGAGGCCTCGGGGGCGGAAGGGCAGCCGGCCGGCCGGCGTCGGTGCCCTGGAGCCGCGGGGTGTGCCCGGGAGGCGGCCCCCGTGGTTCTACGGTCCTCGGTCCTCGAGCTGCCCTGGCTGAGCCTGCTGTGGGGCCAAGTGTGCGGCAGGGAGCTGACAGCGGAGGCAGGGTCAGCTGCGTTGCCGGGTCGGGGTCTGGCTGCTGAATGAAGGTCCGCCAGGTTAACCACTCCACGCAGGCTGTCTTTTCGCTTTGCATCAGTTATGGGGAATAAAAATGGAACTTGTCTTTATTATTGGAAGTATCCGAGAAGAACTGTGGAACCCGAGTGGTGGGCAGTAGCTTTAAGAGATTGCAAGCTTGGAGGACCCtcggaaagtttttttttttttttttttttttttaatcaaattagtAAATAAGACGCCAGGAGCTTTTGTTTGTTCTTAGGTGAGGATGCTGGCTGGCTTCCTCAAAAGATGTCCAGAGCTTTGTTTTGTGGTCAGCAAATCACAGTCCTTGTTAAAGCTGTCAGTCCAAATGCCGTTGAACCAGCTGGATTTAATTTTTGAGAGCTGTATTCCTGGGCACTTGCGCACACACTTGCTTTTTACAAGCGCTGGTGTTACAACTCATCCCACGGAAAGAAATCCAGAAATCATTGCAGTTATCTAGGACTGCTTGAGATGAAACGTGTTTTAGTGAATATCGCAGTGGCCAAAAATTTCAGACGAATGGGCGGTATTTACACAATGTCTGATGAGATAATTCCTGTTTTTCCAAAAAGTGTCTTTGGTTTTGTCCTTAGAGCTATTATAGGAGAGGTCATTGTTAAACTTAGCACTTTCAATAGCTAAGATGAAGAAAAGCGTATGTTGATGTTGTGCTTCTGTTTCTTCATACtttaggaggaaaataaaattttgttttatcatccaaatgaagtagaaaagaatgaaaaaattagaaatgttggGTTATGCGAAGCTATTGTACAATTTACAAGGTAATGCCTTTAAATGTGCCTTTGTAGAGCTCAATGAATTCTTAAAACTTATGGTGGAGAGTTTTTCCaacatgttattttaatttttttaggaccTTTAGTCCGTCAAAACCTGCAAAATCTTTACATACACAGAAGAATAGACAGTTCTTCAATGAACCAGAAGAAAATTTCTGGATGGTCATGGTATTTATAcataagtatctttttttttaattaaaaaaattttaagatggacctttattttattttatatttggtgttgagaatcgaacccagtgcctcatgcgtactaggcaagcactctaccactgagccacaacccctaaCCCCTATACATAAGTGTTTTTTTCTGAGTTAGTATGGTATGGGTATTCTTTACCATTAGGAATTTAGGAATGTTCTCTCACTATTACATCAAAGTAAAATTTCAGTAAAACTGGTTGACATTTTAAAGCCAAATTTCTGTTCAGTGTGTTTGTTCTTGGGGCAGTTTTAAGAAATTATGTTTCTGGGGGTGTGACatgtgtaaattatttttttctgtggtgctgggaatgaaccCGGGGTTTtgatatgctaggcaaatgctctcccactaacctacatccctagccctaaatttttaaaagtaaggcagaatttaaaacatacataatcAATTCATTGTATAATTTCAGTTTATCAAACATTGTAGGTTGTTCGGAATCCTATAattgaaaaacaaagtaaagatgGAAAACCAATTGTTGAATACCAAGAGGAAGAACTTTTGgtaatgtgtcattttttttaatttcatattttttaggaaaaaatttattattgaatATGTTGAATGACTTATATTTTCTCAAGGTACATAGAAAAGTTTCGTGTTTAGTGTGTATATTagtacagttttttaaaaacatatgtatcCTGTATCACTAATAATTTTCTTATGATCATCTGTATTGTGAAGCCTTCCTACAATTTGAATTTAACCACCTCGCATTTTCTACACACAAGTATTATAGGACCTAGTTTATAATTATTATACTGTTTTGCCAAGAGTTACTCCATCTTTGCTGTGCACAAAAGACAGTTTTTTCCCTTGAATTGagatttgttctgttttcttgtttgtagGACAAGGTCTATAGTTCAGTGCTACAACAGTGCTATAGCATGTACAAGGTAAGTGTGACTTCTTTTTGAATTGAGAGTCTGTCCAGTTCATCCTGTTACAAGCTTAGGGattgtttaaaaagaattctttagGTGCTACAAAATGGCTGTGTAGCTGTTTTGGGGGATAAAATAATATGGCCTTTGAAACAGGTGGTAAGGTTTATGCAGACATTTATTCTATCTAACATTAAACCCCCTTCTCTGTTCCTAGTCCTGTAGGACTAAATCCTCATTAGGGAACAAATGAGTCCATCTTCTCAAGTAACATAAAGACTGCagatattttgataatttaaaaatcttggtaatgttatttatgtaaattgaaacttgagcccaggagttggagactAGCTTGATAACATAATgggatcctatctcaaaaaagaaaaaagaaaaagaaaacttctagaacaatTAAGTGGTTTCATAAAAATGAGTAACACTTAACGGTGTATTTATTGTAACTAATAACTCAAGCTTTCTCCTGTGAATGTTTTCTATGTTTATAAGGAAGTATGGGGGGATTAATGAACTgaattaattaaaaggaaaagaagaacttgtTGCATTGGGAAACTGATGGGCAttggaaattgattttttttttccacaatgtcTTACACTATTAGCTTTTTAATGGGACATTTTTGAAAGCCATGGAAGATGGAGGTGTCAAGCTCTTAAAAGAAAGATTAGAGAAATTCTTCCATCGGGtaagtatttcaaattttatttataattttagtagTATTTAGACAGTTCAGAGAGTTCGGGAGGTTGAGTTAGGACGATTacaggtttgagaccagcctcagcaacttagtgagaccttgtttcaaaataaagagggTTAGGAATATAGATTAATGAtggagcatctctgggttcaatcaccggtaccaaaaagaaacatagatgcaaacaagttttttattttgtttttataaaaacccTGGAACTTGAAGATGTCAAAGAGCTTAAGAGGTACTGTGGCAAAACCAGAGCAGTGAGGGACTCCTCAGGCCCACACTGGAGTAGAGCATCCTGTCCCTGTTCAAGGCTCCTGGAAGCATCTGGGAGACACCTTTGGGCTTTGCCCTTGTTCTACCTGCATCCATCTGTGCAGACTTACTCAAAAGCAATCATAGTATGTGGTAGCTTGGTCAATTAGCAAAAGGTAAGCAGTTACTAGAGTTGCATGTTATGGATTGGTTCTGTTCCTTAAAAAGGCATAATCTATATTGGCTCAAGGAAAAAATTTGTGACTATGATACAGACTCTGTCACGTTAGTGGTTTTTAGTATAACTTGTCCCAAATGAGAATGGCCCTAAATAGTTGCCATTCTTTTTCATTGCACATTGCATTTTGCAAATCTCACCCCTACTTTTGTCAAATCCAGTTTTATGTTAAAGGaataattctgtattttctcCCTATAATACCTCTTATACTTTTTTAACTTTGTCTCAGACATTTTTGATActtttttgtgggtttttgttttgtttttatgaattacttttctttatttcttctctttaatgACCATAATAATCATTCTCATACTGTCTCCTGGTTCCTGTTTTTGTCCTTACTACTCTGGTTGATGGGACATCCTTCAAAGTGTCACTGTCCAAACATGGTATAATAATATCCTAATGAGTAATGACTTAATCTGAGGAGCACTAATatgagaatttaaatattttaaagggataAAATAGTAACTAGTTaggttcaatattttaaaattgctactGATTTCAATTCTAcctatttgttgtttttgaaattgTACTCTTTGTCAATATGTAACTATACCATAAATGTTCATGTAACATAAGATTATTAGTTTCAGTTGTCAGAGTACTACATTAAATGCACTATTGTTTTATACCTTATTTTTTCCCACAGTATTTGCAAACTCTACATTTACAGTCATGTGACCTACTTGACATATTTGGTGGAATCAGCTTCTTCCCATTGGATAAAATGACTTATTTGAAAATCCAGTCCTTTATTAACAGAATGGAGGAAAGCCTGAACATAGTTAAATACACTGCGTTTCTCTATAATGATCAGCTCATCTGGTAGGTATAACCTAACTTAAGACTTGGCATGTGAGAGGAGGAAGTCAGAGTAATAAACACAGCTGTGACTAAATCAGTAGCAGGTTGTCAAACAGGAACCAACAACAGGGGAATGGATAGAGAGCTTCCTTATAGAGGATGTCATTAGTAAACaggaattatttaaaacaaaactaagattGTAACAAAATTACCAAGTGGGGGAGTTTAGAACCAACTCCATACTAGGTAGAGAAAATATCCCCATCTTCAAAGCAGTGATAAAGTAAATGTGAAATGCATCATTTTTCATGCTTTCTTGTAAAGAAGCTGATTCTTTAAAATATCCAAGATAGCTGGACTGGgcggcacacaccagtaatcccagtggctcaggaggctgaggcaggaggatcatgagttcaaagccagcctcagcaaaatcgaggtgctaagcaactcagtgagaccctatctccaaataaaatacaaaatatggctgggtatgtggcttagtgattgagtgcccctgtgttcaatccccagtacctcccccctccaaaaaaagaaaaaaaaaaatccaagatgaCTATAAACTAGGAGATCACCCATTGTCCAGCTATGTTTGTATCCTATAGTGggaacaaaaaaatcattttgttgaagaaaatgtcagtgttcaagaagaaaaagtaatattaaatgtTGTCATTTAAGACTAATTTCTGGGGAACCCACGTGAATGAGCCTGTGACTGTGGGATGGATATACCCCAAAGAGTAATGTGGCAGCCCTGCCTGTCACCTGTGTACCAGCCTGGCTGAGATTTGTCCCTGATAACCCATTAGGGAGCATCTGGCCAGTATTCCAATAGTAGCCCCTCTGGGGCCCTCAATTTTTATGTTTGCGTTTACTGTAacccacatttttaaattgggggGGGTGGTTGTATTTTAACATGAGAAACTGAAGAGAAGCCCATTCCCTGTCCTGTCAGAATTCTGTATCTATGTTCAGAAGAGAAACAGGATAATCTACAGAAATTTGAATCCATAAAGTAACGGTTTAGTGGATTTCCCTGTGGACTTGTCTTCTGCCTCCAGATGAAAATCTATCCACTTTTCAATTTAACAAATTGCTTATCAGGCAACTTTATGCTGTGTTAACTGACGCTGCTCTAGTTACTTTCTGTGATGCTAATGCTGTGTtagcaaaataaaacttacaaGGTAGAAAGATAGTAGTGCTTTTACAGCAGCAGTTCTGTGGAGGGAGTGGCCCCTCCACAGGTGAAAATTAGAGGTGCTGGGAGGGTTAACAGCCATCATTGGTAGTAGGAGATACAGAGACAGTGGTCCAGGGCCACCTCTGTACTGTCAGAAGACAGTAGCTCAGATTCTGATCTCGTACCCCACAAGCCCTGATAACACATGCAAACCATGGGAGTGAGGAAGGGAAAGGCCCAGAGCCAACTTGTTCTGGGAGACCCTGGATCCAGAGCAACCAACAGGATTGGGCTCTGGAAGCCTGCATTCCCACAGCTACCTGTTGCCCAGCTTCAAGGGATCCTCTTGGCATCATCAGATTGTGAAGGGCATCCCCTGGAGTCAAATAGCACCAGCTCTGTGGTCCATCCAGTATGCAGGCAGGGAAAAGTTGGTCCCAGGAGGTAACAACAAGGAGCTTTAAGAAAATGGCTGGTATATTTAAATACCAAGAAAGAATTTATGCCTCAGGAGCACAGTATGTATTTACTCTTattacttcctttatttttttttaacttgtgcaTCTGAAGCACATGACTGTGGCATGACGCACAATAGGTACTCAGTAAATCTTGATGGTCAGTTCAAAGCAAgtaatgagtaaaaaaaaaatctcaggttcTGTTTGTACGACGCATTTAATGAATGTGTTTGGTTTTTGTAGCAGGCATTGCCTGGGTTAGATATTTATTATTGTTGGATGGGAGGGgttagtttattttcttattcagatTTTGAccaatttttagagaaaaatttctttttagttcatTGATTTACTTCTGAGGAATTAGCAAATTTATGAGTAAATgtcttagatatttatttttaagtattttttttaattatagatggtcACACaacacctgtattttatttttttacctttatgtggtgctgaggatcaaacccagtgcttcacaagtgcaacaaccccagccctagatattTCTAAGTTATTCAAAGTTGACCATATTCTTTGCTCCTGGtagattattttatattcaatattatGATAGTAGCACAatcaatattttagaataaactaACAGGAAAGGTTCTGCATTTAATGATAGCCACCTCATACTTGGTAGTGCTTCTGCAAAAAGAAGTTCTTAATAGCTTGATATCTCCATCAGAGACAAGGGGTATACACGTGGAAGTCCCTTTAGCATTGAAGTTGAATTGGCACAAAGTTACccacaaaataagaataataatcagTCTTGACAAAGTAATAGTGTCACATTGGCACACAAGTGAATCAGTTGAGATTTAAGCTAAAGAAACATTTTTggggtttttgtgtttttttaatatagggCCTTGCTTCtcttacccaggctggcctcagattttGTGTTCAAGGCTCCTGctccctcagtctcctgagtagctgggaccacaggcacaACACCACATCCATCTTAggtgttatgttttgttttttaagaagaaaaaatcattACGTTAAGTAACTATTTGAGAGACTTAGAGAACATCCTCTGAGTTTGAGTGGGCTATTTTCCTATTTGATGTGAATCATTGATCGAACGGGGATTATTTGGGCCTGTCAGTGCAGGGTTTCATTTGTTTCACATATTATTTGTGCTTAAGAAGGGGCTCTTCTGTTCAttgtaaactttttgttttgaagtCCTTAAAGATTCacatgcagttgtaagaaatTTTTCCCAGTGGTAATGTCTTACCTAGTTAACTATATTATGATGTATTATTTCTGTAGGGGAGAGGGCCAGGGCACAGGAGGCAGATACTGGGGAGAGCTCACCATGGTTACCTTGTGAGGAGGAGGGCCTTTCCACAGGCACTGAGGAAGCACTGGCTTGGGATTCTGTTGCTTTGCACAGCTGGCTATAGCCTCACTCCTACTTCTCTCTCGATTTCCTAAAACCAACACTGAAGTGTGGTGGGTCTAGCAGgtcttaagtaaaataataaaaagaaagcccTGAGCACAGTGCATACAGTTAGCAGCTCACACTGctgtcttccctttcctcttatAGTTTGTTTTCTACCCAAGTGTCCTCTGATCGAGGACAGTACTGAATATGATGCAGGTCACATGTAAACTTTACATTTTCTAGTAGTCATATTGAAGTAGAAAGAGACTAGTGAgattaattttagtaaaatatattctttagcctaatacatctaaaatattatatcagtatgtaaacagtatttttaaattaatgagcTGACAATTTTGTGCTAAGTTTAAAATCCAGTATGTATTTTGTACTGTTTTTGGCCAACTGCATCTCAGATGCTAATGATCAGATGTGTCCATTAGCTCCTGCTACTGGAAATGCGGCTCTTAAAAGATAGTTACCCACACATTAATTCCTTATGTACTGTCTTTTCTTACCATCACTTGAGTTCCCTAGTAATGCTTACTACCTCTCAACAGGACGGTAACACCCAGaacctgttgttttgttttcctcttcttcccttatttcaattatttctacaaaagaaaaaagttggtaactttccatgtttgatttagaaattATCTACCTGAGTGGCTGTGTGAGACTCCGTAAAATTCCTTCTATTTAGACTTTCTAGTTTCTTAATGCTTTTTCTACAGCTCCTTATTCCTACCTCATTTGAAATTAAagcttatttctttcttttcctttttctacattGAGATCCAGAGAATTAAAATCCAGATGTATTTCTGCAACCTAGGATCAAGTTCCCTGTGTACAGCATGCCAGTATTTTCAGAATGTGGTGTTACTGTATAGGCCAGGAAGCTAAGGAACCCCTGCTGCTAGAATGCAGCAGTGTGCTTGTTAAGGCCCCCTAAATAATCCTTCTTGGAATTCAGCCTGAGACTCAATCTTCCCTTGAGATTTTAGATGCCTATGAATTACAGAACTGCATTGCAGTAGCCTTAAGCAGGTTAGGGTGTAGTGCTTGTGCCAGCTCATGTCTAACTCACTCCCCACCTGAACTGCCCAGTTAAGGGCAGCCACcttcttaaaaaggaaggaaaggtaaactttatcatagagcatagaaaaaaacagaagaccAATCCCAAACTTAACACAGTGCTTTCTGATGTTTCAGGAGTGGATTAGAACAAGATGACATGAGAATTTTATACAAATACCTCACCACCTCTCTGTTTCCCAGGCACATCGAACCTGAGGTATGGTTGGGCTCTGTagatacacacatgcatacactttTGGACAGGGGTAGGGGGTTGAGTAATATGGTGTGTGGGGCATTTCttgctgtgttttattttatttgtgatgcAGTGATACTTATTGTGTATCACTTAGTAGCACAGAAACCCATGTGTGTCAGTTTTTCTCCAGTTTGTTTCATCCAAATGCAATAGTAAAGGTGTGTTCTTAAGAGTAAAGAGTGGGTTTTAGGTGAGGTCCAGGGAACCATGAAAATAGCAGGGATCCATGACCAACTCTGGTCAGTCTTACAATCTCTTCCATCTACAAATGTGAGATCTGATAGTGAGTAGATGGTATGTTACCTGCCTGGCTTTCCCACTCTGGTACTTAATTTCCCTATTTTCTGTATAGAACTTTAAATTAtaccagaggctggggctggggctcagtggtagagcacttgcctcacacatgtaagacactgggttcgatcctcagcaccatgtttaaaaaaaaaaaaaaaatgaataaataaagatattgtgtctatctgcagctaaaaaaattttttttataaataagtaaataataccAGTGTTCTCCCCAAAGTACCCTTTCCTAGTTCTAATTAGGTTGGAAGTAAAAAGTGTTCACAGAGCATAAAGTCATCATTTTTGCTCAGGAGCATGCATAGACCCACGTCGATTGCAggctctccctcttcttctccctctccatcCTTCTCTAATGTCCCTTCTCTCTTAAGGGCTTGATTatggaaataacaaaaaaatcttctttaataagaaattgaaagaaGGGTTTTTAAGAAGGATCTCCTCCTGGCCTTAGCTTCTTTCCAGATGGGTTGAGGACAGTAGCTGATGGTTCTGGGGTACTTCCTGTACACAGCCATGGTTCCCAATGCCCAACATGCCTGCAAGATTTCATGATACCATGACAGCAGTCCCAAGAGTTAAGTATGCTGTCCCATCCCACAGATGAGGCAATCCAGGGTCCCCCAGCAAAGACTTGACCTCAAAGTCTTCCAAATCCTGAAGCACCTACTTGTGAGCACACCCCTTAAGGCCACAGTGCTGTGCCACCACAGACAACTGATATCTTTGTACAGCTTAAGAGAGAGACAAAATAGGAAGCCACAGTACACAGTATGGTAGCGTGACATGGGCATATGAAGCCTGTCTTTCAGTGCAAACTAAATGAATGAGAATTGGTCTGTGCTTTTTCACCATTGGGCTCGTAATGTGTTTTGGGTCTTCTGAAGTTCTGTGTTAAAGCTTTGTATAAACCAGAAGAGCATCAAGCATTTTTAACAGAAGTATCAAGTTTTCACAAACATGACTATTGTGTTTGGATTGTTTCATTTCCTATGTGTGTTGAAATGGTATACTTTCAGCAATTAACTAGGGATATGTGACAAATACAAATCTTAGAAGAGACATGGTGTCATGGCTGAAAGTAGAGACTTTGACACTGGACAGGCCTGGTCATAATGTCTGCCCCTACCACTCATTGTGTTGGTGCAATTCTCCAAACTTCAGTTTCTAATCTAGGAAGTGGGAAGAGGACATTCCCCACAGGGTAGTGTGTGATTTCCCAATTTATGTCACATGggaaattttagttgttttttgtttgttgtttgtttttaataaggaGCTAAATTAGTGTGTGGAATTTGGGGTATGGTATGATGACAGGCATGGTTAAAATCAGTTCTTTATGAATGTCTGTAATCttctacccttttttttttttttttttttggtggggaggaatATGGAAAATTGATACAAAGTACCTGGAACCAACTAGCAGATGGGAATGTTATTTGTCAAAgctttgaaagttaaaaaaaaaaaaatctaatcagtCATTTTTGAACTTTAAATGTGTTTGCAGTTGGCAGGAAGGGATTCTCCAATAAGAGCAGAAATGCCAGGAAATCTTCAACATTATGGAAGGTAGGATCTTTGTTCTTTGATTTACAATATTGGGTTTCATTAGCTTTCCTGGTAAAGGGGAAATGATGAACACTGAATTACCTTTGTGCTATTTTATTGGTGATGATCAACAGAGGAAATTCTTTTGTTTCCAATTaatttaaactataaattttatcatattcTGATTTCATGTTTTCTGTATAGCATCTAGTTGCAAAAATATTGATGTGTATTTCTATATTCCTGTTTATAATTTACCTCATTGAGTTGAGTCATCTCTGTGCTTACTTTTAAGATTTCTTACTGGACCCTTGAACCTTAATGATCCAGAAGCAAAATGCAGATTCCCCAAAATTTTTGTAAATACAGATGACACTTATGAAGAGCTCCATTTAATTGTTTATAAGGTAACAACTGTTTTTCCCTCCAGTGTTACAGATTAATACTAAAGTAAATCTTTCTTGCATGTGTACTTGAGTACGTATGCAAACCTCTTAAAtgttttttggaaaaattgttgGTAGTTCTAATTATTGTAAAACTCAAAATGGGTGCTCTTCTGGATTAGTGTGTTTTCAgctctttttaaacaattttgctatTAGTGAAAGAATAGCTTGCTAAGGTGGTGCTTCTCAAATATTTGAAGTCCCGTGTACTCACAAACCAAAGGCTGTCAGGGTGGTGCCACCTGTCAGTTAAATGCCCCCTGGCTATGGTCACACCTCAGTGAAATCTGCTTTTGCTCTGATTCTCAAAGCTGAGGACTTGTTATTATATAAGgatagtatttttgtttttgttaggaTACTCTTTTATAAGGATATGTACATTAggttgagttttctttttttgttgttttgtttttgtttttcttgcctgTTGCCCAAGTTGGTCTTGAATTCCTTGGCTCAAGCAAtcttcccacttcagcctcctgagtaggtgggtCTACTGGCACATACCTACACACCcaactggttttctttttatttaaagacagttttTGGTGTAAAGAAGACAACCCAAGTATATGTATTGATCTTCTTTCCCACCCCAAAACTACAATGAACTAGTTTTAATTCATAAAGACCTAGACATGATGCCCCAAGAGAACAGGAAGGGAATCTCAtaactagaagatggaaaggaaaTGTAAGAGCGGTGACTGAGAGGAGAGTGGAAAAATCTCTGAGCCAGGGAGTGAGAGGAGACAGGAGCCCAGAGAAATTCTTAACTCGGAACAGAGGTAGTCACCTGAGGGCCAGTGGGAACTCAGTGTAGGAAGAAGGGGAATAAGGAAGGTGTTGTCTCAACTAGTCAGTGCCCCATACCACCCCACCACCACTTCTTGTTCTTACACACAGGCCTACAGCTGAGCACCTGTCCCTGGGTGAAGATTGAGGGTTTGtgtaaaagataataaataattgagAGAGACCTTGAGTAGTTAGTGTGGGTCTCAGCATCTGAGAGTCAGGTCCACTCATTGTGACTTCATCTGCCCAGCATAACTGCTTCTCTATCCTCACCCCGTGTGGAACTTCCATGCATAGGCAGCTTTCTGGTTCCTCATTcttaaacatgaataaaaaataaaactacaggcacccaaagaaaaaacaagaattcTAGGAATACCcaggaacttttaaaaatcagtagcCACTAATTGGAGAAGTTGTACCTACAGAATTGAAGCAAAATGATATAAAAGAGTTCGGGTTATATTGAACTCgggttaattaaaaatattttaaaatattttaagccagGCAATGttctgcatgcctataatctcagcaactcaggaaactgaagcaggatcATGCGTTCAGAGCCAGCCTAGgcaagagagaccctgtctcaaaaaaaaaaaaaattgttttattatggtaaaatatatatgtactataaaattttctgttttagccTTTGTGTGTGAGGGACTTAATCCAGgatggctctaccactgagctatacacctctacctccagtccttttttaaaa
The sequence above is drawn from the Urocitellus parryii isolate mUroPar1 chromosome 9, mUroPar1.hap1, whole genome shotgun sequence genome and encodes:
- the Ccz1 gene encoding vacuolar fusion protein CCZ1 homolog — protein: MAASAAGAGAGAWAAQEKQFPPALLSFFIYNPRFGPREGEEENKILFYHPNEVEKNEKIRNVGLCEAIVQFTRTFSPSKPAKSLHTQKNRQFFNEPEENFWMVMVVRNPIIEKQSKDGKPIVEYQEEELLDKVYSSVLQQCYSMYKLFNGTFLKAMEDGGVKLLKERLEKFFHRYLQTLHLQSCDLLDIFGGISFFPLDKMTYLKIQSFINRMEESLNIVKYTAFLYNDQLIWSGLEQDDMRILYKYLTTSLFPRHIEPELAGRDSPIRAEMPGNLQHYGRFLTGPLNLNDPEAKCRFPKIFVNTDDTYEELHLIVYKAMSAAVCFMIDASIQLTLDFCRRLDSIVGPQLTVLASDICEQFNINKRISGSEKEPQFKFIYFNHMNLAEKSTIHMRKTPSVSLTSVHPDLMKILGDINSDFTRADEDEEIIVKAMSDYWVVGKKSDQRELYVILNQKNANLIEVNEEVKKLCATQFNNIFFLD